A genomic region of Raphanus sativus cultivar WK10039 chromosome 6, ASM80110v3, whole genome shotgun sequence contains the following coding sequences:
- the LOC108812714 gene encoding metal tolerance protein 1, translated as MEPSSTQHSHIIEVNASKSDEERTTLGTVKVCGEAPCGFSDLNNASGDVEERTASMRKLCIAVVLCLLFMTVEVFGGIKANSLAILTDAAHLLSDVAAFAISLFSLWAAGWEATPRQTYGFFRIEILGALVSIQLIWLLTGILVYEAVIRLLTETSEVNGFLMFLVAAFGLLVNIIMAVLLGHDHGHSHGHGHSHGHDHHSHGGVTVTTHHHHHRDQSHGEDKHHHAHGHGDVTEQLLDKSEKRKRNINVQGAYLHVLGDSIQSVGVMIGGGIIWYKPEWKIVDLICTLVFSVIVLGTTINMIRSILEVLMESTPREIDATKLEKGLLEMEEVVAVHELHIWAITVGKVLLACHVNITPEADADMVLNKVIDYIRREYNISHVTIQIER; from the coding sequence ATGGAGCCCTCAAGCACCCAGCATAGTCACATCATTGAGGTTAATGCATCAAAATCCGATGAAGAGAGAACAACACTTGGGACAGTTAAAGTCTGTGGAGAAGCACCCTGTGGCTTCTCTGATCTCAACAACGCTTCCGGTGATGTAGAGGAACGCACTGCTTCTATGAGAAAGCTCTGTATCGCTGTTGTGCTGTGTCTTCTCTTCATGACCGTTGAAGTGTTTGGTGGGATCAAAGCTAATAGCTTGGCTATACTGACCGACGCGGCTCATCTTCTCTCTGATGTTGCTGCCTTTGCCATCTCCTTGTTCTCCCTGTGGGCTGCTGGTTGGGAAGCTACCCCAAGGCAGACTTACGGGTTTTTCAGGATTGAGATTCTCGGAGCTCTTGTCTCTATCCAGCTCATTTGGTTGCTTACGGGGATTCTTGTCTATGAAGCCGTTATCAGGCTTCTTACCGAGACCAGTGAGGTTAATGGGTTTCTTATGTTCCTTGTTGCTGCGTTTGGGCTGTTGGTGAATATCATAATGGCTGTTCTGCTCGGACATGATCATGGCCACAGTCACGGTCATGGACACAGCCATGGTCATGACCATCACAGTCACGGTGGGGTGACTGTTACCAcccatcaccaccaccatcgtGATCAGAGTCATGGTGAGGACAAGCATCATCACGCTCATGGCCATGGGGATGTTACTGAGCAGTTGCTGGACAAatcagagaagagaaagaggaacaTCAACGTCCAGGGAGCTTACCTCCATGTCCTTGGTGACTCAATCCAGAGCGTTGGTGTTATGATTGGAGGAGGTATCATTTGGTACAAGCCGGAATGGAAGATAGTCGATCTGATCTGCACTCTAGTCTTCTCGGTTATTGTCTTGGGGACGACCATCAACATGATTAGAAGCATTCTCGAAGTGTTGATGGAGAGTACACCAAGAGAGATTGACGCTACGAAGCTGGAAAAGGGTTTGCTGGAGATGGAAGAAGTGGTGGCTGTTCATGAGCTTCACATTTGGGCTATCACAGTGGGGAAAGTGCTGCTTGCTTGCCATGTCAACATCACACCAGAAGCAGATGCAGATATGGTGCTCAACAAGGTCATTGATTACATCCGGAGAGAGTATAATATCAGTCATGTCACTATACAAATCGAACGCTAA
- the LOC108812719 gene encoding ABC transporter B family member 4: MILGTLGSTGNGLRFPIMTILVDAFGENQTDSNVADKVSFKFVWLWNRYFCRCFSPSLWVRRNLIGRENFWVLDPTNRGSWIWRAIGDRFRSVNEKLTAI; the protein is encoded by the exons ATGATCCTGGGGACGCTTGGATCTACTGGAAACGGTCTTCGCTTCCCTATTATGACCATACTAGTAGATGCTTTTGGAGAGAACCAGACGGACTCAAATGTTGCCGACAAA GTATCTTTTAAGTTTGTATGGCTTTGGAATCGGTACTTTTGCCGCTGCTTTTCTCC GTCTCTGTGGGTTAGAAGAAACCTAATTGGACGGGAGAACTTTTGGGTTTTGGATCCTACGAATAGAGGCAGTTGGATTTGGCGTGCTATAGGCGACAGATTTAGATCTGTCAATGAGAAATTAACGGCTATCTAG
- the LOC108812718 gene encoding uncharacterized protein LOC108812718: MGEDHYRSLRLGVRRSSSSVSLLLLSNAFSTNSLRQTPPCSIMGATPCEQDGLARLGVFYYNQDSVTHLDKMIPMELVFKEYDDEKTLRIGASHGWIATLKEDGILRLQDDFNPVASDANPKRIPLPPLVTLPHCQTKIITNVSMSSSRPEDDEDCVVAVKFLGPQLSFCKPAGQSKPEWTNIKIENPCFFSSRVMYSEKDNMFRIPGAGGHLIGSWDPCNPSDDPKLHKVVFQNLPKLPMAIHELMDSCFTSEHLVESRPTGETFLVKMYKKTAKNKKGVSILKTEFLMVFKLDDEGNAVYTQDMGDLAMFLSMSEPFCVTASSFPGLYPHWVYIYDYDDMGFVSVADFPFDIDSVSGPHRVPYHIPPQDIEN, translated from the exons ATGGGGGAAGATCAtta CCGTAGTCTCCGCCTTGGAGTGAGAAGATCCTCCTCCTCTGTTTCTCTTCTACTTCTCTCTAACGCCTTCTCAACTAATTCCTTGCGGCAAACCCCTCCTTGTTCCATCATGGGCGCAACGCCTTGTGAACAAGACGGTCTAGCAAGACTCGGAGTTTTCTATTATAATCAAGATTCCGTGACTCATTTGGACAAGATGATACCTATGGAGTTGGTGTTTAAAGAATATGATGATGAAAAAACCCTAAGGATAGGGGCATCTCATGGGTGGATAGCTACTCTCAAGGAAGATGGAATCCTGCGTCTACAAGACGATTTTAACCCTGTGGCATCGGATGCAAATCCGAAACGTATCCCTCTGCCTCCTCTTGTGACTCTTCCTCATTGCCAAACCAAGATCATCACCAACGTGTCAATGTCATCATCTCGTCCAGAGGATGACGAGGACTGTGTCGTGGCTGTCAAGTTCTTAGGGCCTCAGCTCAGCTTTTGCAAACCAGCTGGTCAGAGTAAACCGGAGTGGACCAACATTAAGATCGAAAACCCTTGCTTCTTCTCCTCGCGTGTCATGTATTCCGAGAAAGACAACATGTTTCGCATTCCCGGAGCTGGAGGTCACCTCATTGGGTCATGGGACCCTTGCAATCCCAGCGACGACCCCAAGCTGCACAAAGTAGTGTTCCAAAACCTTCCTAAGCTTCCCATGGCCATACATGAGCTTATGGATTCGTGCTTCACGAGCGAGCACTTGGTTGAGTCAAGACCCACCGGTGAGACTTTCTTGGTTAAGATGTACAAGAAGACAGCCAAGAACAAGAAAGGTGTTTCCATACTGAAAACAGAATTTTTAATGGTGTTCAAGCTAGACGATGAAGGAAACGCTGTCTACACTCAAGACATGGGAGATCTCGCCATGTTCCTCTCAATGTCTGAACCTTTTTGTGtcactgcttcttcctttccTGGTTTGTATCCTCACTGGGTTTACATATATGATTATGATGATATGGGATTTGTTTCTGTGGCTGATTTCCCCTTCGACATTGATAGTGTAAGTGGTCCACATCGTGTCCCTTATCATATTCCACCTCAAGATATCGAAAACTAG
- the LOC108812715 gene encoding meiosis-specific protein ASY3-like has protein sequence MMRFLNRTGTGWWSSLRLQKRTSEVLKEKFSTFGWESSQRSPEASPLYPRNISPAFDETEATIFSFFGTKITSQGVKGQASDKRLPEFLEKKGDYSFGREDEDLVLSDPSSDEKDSDGSIEDSPALGHYNSSMGRAVALFPVALQNFEKKLKSAAKNKSEETHLELGNVKSHIITEPEKTSNEKIMRMIHEKFEDDDVGNHLADFKSAIGGLEANQQRTSHQKLSAHFEGGIHTKLNNSVSKICKRTFSSSPPYKPVKPEIPTHIKPEDFSDVHGFVMKLQQYHSDYNITNMNNELKEKAYQLKLQEEYSAKAQAARDRNDTAGAEEYERLASEAGEKAEEHAGRAKRMADYEIYWRGKKAEYLKKKKEEEEKNKKGKKNKKKNQ, from the exons ATGATGCGATTTCTCAACCGTACCGGAACTGGTTGGTGGTCGTCTTTGAGGCTGCAG AAAAGGACGAGTGAAGTTCTCAAGGAAAAGTTCTCAACGTTCGGATGGGAAAGTTCTCAACGTTCTCCTGAAGCATCTCCTTTGTATCCTAGGAATATTAGTCCCGCTTTTGATGAGACTGAAGCAACAATATTCAGCTTCTTCGGTACTAAGATAACCTCCCAAGGGGTAAAAGGCCAAGCCTCAGATAAGAGATTGCCG GAGTTCTTGGAGAAGAAAGGAGATTACTCTTTCGGCAGAGAAGATGAAGATTTAGTCCTGTCAGATCCGTCGTCTGATGAGAAAGATTCAGATGGATCAATAGAAGACTCACCCGCATTGGGCCACTACAACAGTAGTATGGGAAG GGCTGTTGCATTGTTTCCTGTGGCGCTTCAAAACTTTGAGAAAAAGCTCAAATCTGCAGCTAAAAACAAGTCCGAGGAGACACATTTGGAGTTGGGGAATGTCAAGTCTCACATCATAACAGAACC GGAAAAGACGAGCAACGAGAAGATTATGCGAATGATCCACGAGAAGTTTGAGGATGATGATGTCGGGAACCATCTTGCAGACTTCAAGAGTGCTATTGGAGGGCTTGAAGCAAACCAGCAAA GAACCTCACACCAAAAGCTCAGCGCTCATTTTGAAGGAGGCATCCACACAAAGCTCAACAACTCTGTCAGCAAGATCTGCAAGAGAACCTTTTCTTCATCACCTCCTTACAAACCAGTGAAACCTGAGATCCCCACACACATCAAACCTGAGGATTTCTCTGATGTCCATGGTTTCGTCATGAAGTTGCAGCAATACCATTCTGACTACAATATAACTAACATGAATAATGAGTTGAAAGAGAAGGCATATCAGCTGAAGCTGCAGGAGGAATATAGTGCCAAGGCACAAGCGGCACGTGACAGAAACGATACAGCGGGTGCTGAAGAGTATGAGAGGCTAGCATCTGAAGCTGGAGAAAAAGCTGAGGAACACGCTGGTAGAGCGAAGAGGATGGCTGACTATGAAATTTACTGGCGTGGGAAGAAAGCTGAATAtctgaagaaaaagaaagaggaggaggagaaaaataagaaggggaagaagaataagaagaagaatcagTAG
- the LOC108812716 gene encoding uncharacterized protein LOC108812716 produces the protein MSLFLISRSLRLGVRRSSSSVSLLLSNAFSTNSLRQTPPCSIMGVSANEHGGLGRLGVAYANHEPPVTELDKMIPLELVFKEYDDEKTLTIGASHGWVATLKEDGILRLQDDFNPVASDANPKRIPLPPLVTLPHCQTNIITNVSMSSSRPEDDEDCVVAVKFLGPQLSFCKPAGGQSKPPEWTNIKIENPCFFSSRVMYSEKDNMFRIPGAGGHLIGSWDPCNPSDDPKLHKVVFQNLPKHLRMATRQLMDSCFTSEHLVESRPTGETFLVKQYKKTAKNEDGVSILKTEFLLVLKLDEEGNAVYTQDMGDLNMFLSMSEPFCVTASSFPGHGMYANKIYIYDYDDMGVVCLDNIPFQFYSVSGPHRVPYQIPPQDIEN, from the coding sequence ATGTCTTTGTTTCTCATCAGCCGTAGTCTCCGCCTTGGAGTGAGAAGATCCTCCTCctctgtttctcttcttctctctaaCGCCTTCTCAACTAATTCCTTGCGGCAAACCCCTCCTTGTTCCATCATGGGCGTAAGTGCTAATGAACACGGCGGTCTAGGAAGACTCGGAGTTGCCTATGCTAATCATGAACCTCCCGTGACTGAACTGGACAAGATGATACCTTTGGAGTTGGTGTTTAAAGAATATGATGATGAAAAAACCCTAACGATAGGGGCATCTCATGGGTGGGTAGCTACTCTCAAGGAGGATGGAATCCTGCGTCTACAAGATGATTTTAACCCTGTGGCATCGGATGCAAATCCGAAACGTATCCCTCTGCCTCCTCTTGTGACTCTTCCTCATTGCCAAACCAATATCATCACCAACGTGTCAATGTCATCATCTCGTCCAGAGGATGATGAGGACTGTGTCGTGGCTGTCAAGTTCTTAGGGCCTCAGCTCAGCTTTTGCAAACCAGCTGGTGGTCAGAGTAAACCACCGGAGTGGACCAACATTAAGATCGAAAACCCTTGCTTCTTCTCCTCTCGTGTCATGTATTCCGAGAAAGACAACATGTTTCGCATTCCCGGAGCTGGAGGTCACCTCATTGGGTCATGGGACCCTTGCAATCCCAGCGACGACCCCAAGCTGCACAAAGTAGTGTTCCAAAACCTTCCTAAGCATCTTCGCATGGCTACACGTCAGCTTATGGATTCGTGCTTCACGAGCGAGCACTTGGTTGAGTCAAGACCCACCGGTGAGACTTTCTTGGTTAAGCAGTACAAGAAGACAGCCAAGAACGAGGACGGTGTTTCCATACTGAAAACAGAATTTTTATTGGTGCTCAAGCTAGACGAGGAAGGAAACGCTGTCTACACTCAAGACATGGGAGATCTCAACATGTTCCTCTCAATGTCTGAACCTTTCTGTGtcactgcttcttcctttccTGGCCATGGCATGTACGCTAACAAAATTTACATCTATGATTATGATGATATGGGAGTTGTGTGTCTTGATAACATCCCCTTCCAATTCTATAGTGTAAGTGGTCCACATCGTGTCCCTTATCAGATTCCACCTCAAGATATCGAAAACTAG
- the LOC130496251 gene encoding metal tolerance protein 1-like translates to MRKLCIAVVLCLLFMTVEVFGGIKANGLAILTDAAHLLSDVAAFAISLWAAGWEATPRQTYGFFRIEILGALVSIQLIWLLTGILVYEAILRLLTETSEVNGFLMFLVAAFGLLVNIIMAVLLGHDHGHGHGHSHGHDHHSHGGVTVTTHHHHHHDQSHGEDKHHHAHGHGDVTEQLLDKSEKRKRNINVQGAYLHVLGDSIQSVGVMIGGGIIWYKPEWKIVDLICTLVFSVIVLGTTINMIRSILEVLMESTPREIDATKLEKGLLEMEEVVAVHELHIWAITVGKVLLACHVNITPEADADMVLNKVIDYIRREYNISHVTIQIERLKHMQKCKQHLKSLFVFSILYINNNKVSIFFFFPLL, encoded by the coding sequence ATGAGGAAGCTCTGTATCGCCGTTGTGTTGTGTCTTTTGTTCATGACCGTTGAAGTCTTTGGTGGGATCAAAGCCAATGGCTTGGCTATACTGACCGATGCAGCACATCTTCTCTCTGATGTTGCTGCCTTTGCCATCTCCCTGTGGGCTGCTGGCTGGGAAGCCACTCCGAGGCAGACTTATGGGTTTTTCAGGATTGAGATTCTCGGAGCTCTTGTCTCTATCCAGCTCATTTGGTTGCTTACAGGGATTCTTGTCTATGAAGCCATCCTCAGGCTTCTTACTGAGACCAGTGAGGTTAATGGGTTTCTTATGTTCCTTGTCGCTGCGTTTGGGCTGTTGGTGAATATCATAATGGCTGTTCTGCTCGGACATGATCATGGTCACGGTCATGGACACAGCCATGGTCATGACCATCACAGTCACGGTGGGGTGACTGTTACCAcccatcaccaccaccatcatGATCAGAGTCATGGTGAGGACAAGCATCATCACGCTCATGGCCATGGGGATGTTACTGAGCAGTTGCTGGACAAatcagagaagagaaagaggaacaTCAACGTCCAGGGAGCTTACCTCCACGTCCTTGGTGACTCCATACAGAGCGTTGGTGTTATGATTGGAGGAGGTATCATTTGGTACAAGCCGGAATGGAAGATAGTCGATCTGATCTGCACTCTTGTCTTCTCGGTTATTGTCTTGGGGACAACCATCAACATGATTAGAAGCATTCTTGAAGTGTTGATGGAGAGCACACCGAGAGAGATTGACGCTACGAAGCTGGAAAAGGGTTTGCTGGAAATGGAAGAAGTGGTGGCTGTTCATGAGCTTCACATTTGGGCTATCACAGTGGGGAAAGTGCTGCTTGCTTGCCATGTCAACATCACACCAGAAGCAGATGCAGATATGGTGCTCAACAAGGTCATTGATTACATCAGGAGAGAGTATAATATCAGTCATGTCACTATACAAATCGAACGCTTAAAGCATATGCAAAAATGCAAACAACATCTCAAGAGTCTTTTTGTATTCAGTATTCTCTATATTAATAACAATAAagtttctatcttttttttttttcctctgctTTAG
- the LOC108811465 gene encoding transcription factor bHLH70, whose amino-acid sequence MEKIQGQNKLCSLNQKVIVRRSLEVQGSGEDQRFELEEEDQFLQKMQQSEDLSAAVLPFKDPNFLALLSLQTLEKPPWGLGNYLPHEVPELSHSPNYYNYQNPSLERINEAMISTQEEIQLNPQRKRGNNNSVASSVSREKRKRKRTKPAKNTEEMESQRMTHITVERNRRRQMNVYLNSLRSLIPSSYILRGDQASIVGGAIDFVKILEQQLQSLEAQKITQQTDTKDVSLRACDEEQSSTKLRIDATVIESHVNLKIQCPKKQGQLLRSIIWLEKLRLTVLHLNVTSPCNASVSYSFNLKMEDDCVLGSTDEITAAVRQIFDC is encoded by the exons ATGGAGAAGATTCAAGGACAAAACAAGCTCTGT TCTTTGAATCAGAAAGTGATTGTGAGAAGAAGCTTAGAAGTTCAAGGATCAGGAGAGGATCAAAGATTTGAACTTGAGGAAGAAGATCAATTCTTACAAAAGATGCAACAAAGTGAAGACCTTTCTGCTGCGGTGTTGCCCTTCAAAGACCCAAACTTTCTAGCACTACTCTCTCTTCAGACACTAGAGAAGCCGCCTTGGGGACTAGGAAACTATCTCCCACATGAAGTTCCAGAGTTGTCTCATTCACCCAACTACTACAACTATCAGAACCCATCTCTTGAAAGAATCAACGAAGCCATGATCTCAACCCAAGAAGAGATTCAGCTAAACCCACAACGCAAGCGCGGAAACAACAACTCGGTAGCATCATCAGTgagcagagagaagagaaagagaaagagaaccAAACCAGCAAAGAACACGGAAGAGATGGAGAGTCAGAGGATGACGCACATTACGGTTGAACGCAACCGCAGACGCCAGATGAACGTTTATCTCAACTCACTCCGCTCTCTCATCCCATCTTCCTACATCCTTAGg GGAGACCAAGCGTCTATAGTAGGAGGAGCTATAGACTTCGTGAAGATCCTCGAGCAACAGTTGCAATCACTTGAAGCTCAAAAGATAACTCAACAAACTGATACCAAAGACGTTTCGTTGCGTGCGTGTGACGAAGAGCAAAGTAGTACTAAACTGAGAATAGATGCCACGGTGATAGAGAGTCACGTCAATCTCAAGATACAATGCCCGAAGAAACAAGGACAGCTTCTTAGATCAATCATTTGGCTAGAGAAGCTTAGGCTCACTGTGCTTCATCTCAACGTTACATCTCCATGCAATGCATCTGTCTCTTATTCTTTCAACCTCAAG ATGGAGGACGACTGCGTTTTGGGGTCAACCGATGAGATAACGGCGGCGGTTCGTCAGATATTCGACTGCTga
- the LOC108806556 gene encoding protein CURVATURE THYLAKOID 1B, chloroplastic, whose product MASLSVSSSSTIIDSRAPPLPSRQASSPSCISLPTLPPQPLQSQTRAAKATAYCRKIVRNVLTRAADVEVVATTQVEAPAANTEAASTELPDIVKTVQEAWEKVEDKYAVSSLAVSGFVALWGTAGVISAIDRLPLVPGVLEVVGIGYTGWFAYKNLIFKPDRETLFQKVKDTYRDIIGSN is encoded by the exons ATGGCTTCACTTTCAGTCTCTTCTTCCTCGACAATCATCGACTCAAGAGCTCCTCCTCTTCCTTCTCGACAAGCATCTTCTCCTTCGTGTATTTCCCTTCCGACACTTCCTCCTCAGCCGCTTCAGTCTCAGACCCGCGCCGCCAAAGCCACTGCTTACT GTCGGAAGATAGTGAGGAACGTTTTGACACGAGCTGCCGATGTTGAAGTTGTTGCCACTACCCAAGTCGAAGCTCCTGCCGCCAATACCGAAGCTGCGAGTACAGAGTTACCGGATATCGTCAAGACCGTTCAAGAAGCT tgGGAAAAAGTGGAGGATAAGTATGCAGTTAGTTCTCTCGCAGTTTCTGGTTTTGTGGCTCTTTGGGGAACTGCTGGTGTCATCTCG GCTATCGACAGGCTTCCATTGGTTCCTGGTGTTCTTGAAGTTGTTGGCATTGGTTACACTGGG TGGTTTGCTTACAAGAACCTGATATTCAAGCCAGACAG GGAGACTCTGTTTCAGAAAGTGAAGGACACATACAGAGACATAATAGGGAGCAACTGA